From the genome of Bdellovibrionales bacterium:
TGATATTACGTTGATCGCTCCGATTGCTATGGATGAAGGTCTGCGTTTCGCTATCCGCGAAGGTGGCCGTACCGTCGGCGCCGGCGTTGTGGCGAAGGTGATCGAGTAATCGATCAAGATAAAATCGGGGGAGGTCGGGCTTTGATGGCCCGACCCACCCTTAATAATGAATAACACTAAGCGTTGGCTCGCCGGAGCCTTTCGGCTTCGAGCGACGAAAGAGGTTTTTGAATGGACACGCAAACGATACGCATCCGCCTTAAGGCGTTTGATCATCGCATGCTGGATCAATCGGTCAGCGAGATCATTAGCACGGCTAAGCGCACGGGCGCGCGCGTGCGCGGGCCAATCCCGCTACCGACATGGCGTGAATGCTTTACGGTCAACCGTGGTCCACACGTTGACAAGAAGTCGCGCGAGCAGTTCGAGATTAGAACGCATCGCCGTCTTTTGGATATTTTGGAACCGACGCCTCAGACGATTGACGCTTTGTCAAAGATTGATCTGGCTGCCGGTGTGGACGTTGAGATTAGAGTTTAAGTTTTTGTCGTAATTGCTTGATTTTAAACCAAACAAGCAGGCGCGATTGAGAAAGAGGAAGAAAACGATGACGAAACCTATAGTGTCAAGGCGCACAGGGGTGCTGGCAACCAAGCTTGGTATGACCCGCCTATTCGATGAAACTGGCAAGCATCTGCCTGTCACGGCTTTGCTTCTTGACTCGTGCCAAGTCGTTGGCGTGCGCACCATGGACAAGGACGGCTATACCGCTGTTCAGGTCGGCATGGGTAAGGCCAAGGTTAAGAACGTGACCAAGCCTGTCCGTGGCCATTATGCTAAGGCTGCCGTTGAGCCCAAGAAAAAGCTTGTCGAGTTTCGCATCACGGATGATGCCATGCTTGACGTTGGCACAGAGTTGTCGGCTTCGCATTTTGTCGTAGGACAAAAGGTTGATGTTACGGCTGTGACAATCGGTAAGGGCTTTCAAGGCGGCATGAAGCGCCACAACTTCGGCGGTCTTCGTGCCTCGCATGGTGTGTCGGTTTCGCATCGTAGCCATGGTTCAACCGGTCAGCATCAAGATCCGGGCCGTGTGTTTAAGGGTAAGAAAATGGCGGGCCACATGGGTGCTACGCAAGTGACCACGCAAAATCTGCGCGTCGCTTTTGTGGACGCCGATCAAAATATGGTTTTCGTTGTTGGGGCTGTTCCAGGGTGCGAAGGTGCTTTTGTTCGGGTTCGTGACGCGGTGAAAAAGGCTCTTCCTAAAGAAGCGCCGATGCCAGCGGGTCTGAAGACAGCGGCGGGGGCAGCATGAGGGAGTTCTTAGATCATGGAAAGTTTGAAGTTGAAGCCGTCAAAGTTTTTGGCGATTTACTTCCTCACGATAGCGTTAGGCACATAACAAATATGTCTTATCACGCCATGCAACATCCTGATCCCAATTGTGAGTTCGAGATTAGCTGTGGGGAGCACCTGCTCTATATGTCTGGGCGAAACATTAAGAGTCGTATGAAAGCTGCAAAAGCCATAGTCGGTCGTTTTCAGGACATTTCATTTGCTAAGGATTGTTCCGAAAATCTCTATGCCAACATTCGCGCTGGTTGGAGAGCAAACTTTGAAGAGTGCAATCAGTTCTCGCGTCGTTATGCGGCCGAGCTTTTGGGAGTTATTGTATCAACAGGTTTGTCTTTCCGTGCAAGACATAACACGCTTAAGGCTGGGTAACAAAATGAAAGCAACAGTTAAAAATCTAGATAACAAGGACGTCGGATCAATCGAGATTCTCGACTCGGTTTACGCCGTTGAACCGCGCCGTGACATCCTGACCCGTATGGTCAACTGGCAACTCGCCAAGCGCCGTTCGGGC
Proteins encoded in this window:
- the rpsJ gene encoding 30S ribosomal protein S10, which encodes MDTQTIRIRLKAFDHRMLDQSVSEIISTAKRTGARVRGPIPLPTWRECFTVNRGPHVDKKSREQFEIRTHRRLLDILEPTPQTIDALSKIDLAAGVDVEIRV
- the rplC gene encoding 50S ribosomal protein L3 is translated as MTKPIVSRRTGVLATKLGMTRLFDETGKHLPVTALLLDSCQVVGVRTMDKDGYTAVQVGMGKAKVKNVTKPVRGHYAKAAVEPKKKLVEFRITDDAMLDVGTELSASHFVVGQKVDVTAVTIGKGFQGGMKRHNFGGLRASHGVSVSHRSHGSTGQHQDPGRVFKGKKMAGHMGATQVTTQNLRVAFVDADQNMVFVVGAVPGCEGAFVRVRDAVKKALPKEAPMPAGLKTAAGAA